Part of the Niallia alba genome is shown below.
AGTCGGTAGTTTTAATTCTCTGCGAACCTTCATAATTCTGCCCATTTTCGGTTGCACATGTTGGGCGAATAAGAATGTAATCCCTACTTCTTCTAATTGTTGCATATTTTGTTCTGGTGTCACATTTAATTTAATTCCAAGTTCCTCTAAAACATCTGCACTCCCTGTCTTACTGGAAATGCTACGATTTCCATGTTTAGCGACTGGAATTCCAGCTCCTGCTAAAACAAATGCCGAAGTACTACTTATATTAAAACTTTGAGACCTATCTCCACCTGTTCCACAATTATCCATACAACCGCTAATTGGTTCAGAAAAAGATAAGGTTTGCTTACGTACAGCATTTACGATACCAACGATTTCTTCTACTGTTTCGCCTTTCATCTTTAAACTTGTAATAAAGGCAGCAATCTCTGTATCAGTTATTTCATCTGAAAAAAGAAGGGCAGCAGCACTTTCCATTTCTAGTTCCGTTAATGATTCATTCGCCATTAATCTTTCCACATATTGTTTCATCTTTGAACTTCCTTTCTTGTTTCATTGATAAAATTTTGCAGTAATTGCTTTCCGCTAACTGTTCCAACTGACTCAGGATGAAATTGATAGCCATAAAGAGGATACTGCTTATGCTTAATCGCCATTATCTCGTTATCATCCGTTGAATAAGCTAATACTTCAAAGTCCTCATGCAATGTATCCTTTTTTATAACAAGAGAATGGTATCTCATCACTTCGATTGGTTGTTCGATATGACGAAAAACAGAATTACCAGTCACCTTTAATATGGATGTTTTTCCATGCATTACATTTAACGCCTTTCCTACTTCTGATCCAAAAGCATATCCAATTCCCTGATGGCCTAAGCAAATTCCTAATATCGGATATTCCTGATAGAGGGATTGGATAAGCTCAATTAAAATGCCTGCATTTTCTGGCCTACCTGGTCCTGGTGACAAAACAATGCGCTCAGGATTTAAACTTCGAATAGCTTCTACAGTGATTTCATCATTTCGAACAACCTTTATTTCTTCTCCTAATTCCCCTAAATATTGAAATAAGTTATACGTAAAAGAATCATAATTATCGATTAATAAAATCATGTTGTCCCTCCAAAAATAATTTTAGCTTATGAATGGTTTCCTCATATTCCTTTTCTGGAACAGAGTCATGTACAATGCCTGCACCAGCTTGGATATATGCTTTTTTGTCTTTAATAACCATCGTACGAATCGCCAAGGCAAAGTCCATATTTCCATTTTTTGAAAAATAGCCAACTGCCCCTGAGTAAATCCCTCTTTTTGTTCCTTCTAATTCATTTATAATCTGCATTGCCCGTATTTTAGGTGCTCCAGATACAGTTCCAGCAGGCAAACAAGAAATCAGTGCATCAACACTTGTATAATTATTTCTTAAATTTCCACTTACTTCTGAAACTAGATGCATAACATGCTTATACTTTTCTACTTTTATATACTTATCAACGGAGATACTCCCAAAGGTACTTACCTTTCCAACATCGTTCCTTGCTAAGTCAACCAACATTTTATGCTCAGCTAATTCCTTTTCATCCTTTAATAAGTCATTTTCTAAATTGGTATCCTCTTCGTTTGTCGCACCTCTTGGCCTAGTACCTGCAATCGGATTCGTTATGACTTTTCCATTTATTGCTTTAATCAAACTTTCAGGTGAACTCCCAAGTACTGCGTAATCGTCAAAATCGATGAAATACATATAAGGTGACTGGTTCTTGATGCGCAGTTTTCGATAATAAGAAAACGGAGATCCCTCCATATCTGCTGTCATTCTTTGTGATGGAACTACTTGGAAAATATCTCCTTCTAAAATATATTGCTTCGCCTTATTAACTTTCTCTATAAACTGCTCTTTCGATATACATGTTTCAAAAGGGCTCAGTTTCACTTTAGGAGAATCCTCTTTAAATGGAGCAGTAATCTCTAGCTTTCTTATCTGTAGACGAAATTTTAGATCTTTTGCTGTTGTTGTTTCTTTTAATGGACTTGCCACTAAATAAACTTTTTGTTCTAAATGATCAAAAATTACTAAATCTTCAAAAAACATCAGATGTACATCTGGGATTCCAATATCATCCTTAACTTCTGGACCAATGTTTTCATAGTGCTTTATATTATCATAACCAACATAACCGAATGCTCCTGCGTTAACTGGTAGTTGAAAGGGAAGTGTTAGGTTATTTTTAGGTAATAATTCTTTGACTAAGTCAAGCGCTCTTTCTTGTCTTACTTCTCGTTTATCGCCTTCAAGTATGACTGTTTCCATGCCTTTACCAATAAGTTCAAAGGTTGGGTCACATCCGATAATGGAATATCTCCCTGAATCTTCGTGTTTTAAAGAGCTTTCCAGCAAGAATTTCTTTTTTCCGGACAACCTTTGATAAATACTTATCGGGGTAAGTGTATCTCCTTGAATTTCATCCATTAACAACATATTATTTTCCATCATAAATCCTCCTCGTTATAGCTATTAGAAAAGCTCTAATCCGTTTAAAACTCTATAAAAAAAGTCCTCTATCTGCATTGGTCTTTTGCAGATAGAGGACGATTCATGAACCGCGGTACCACCTCTGGTTAGAGTGAAGGATTCACTCTCGCTTATCGAGTACATTTTATACTCTATCCTGGTAACGGGGGATACCGTTAGGCCCTACTTTTATTTCAAGCCTCCGCTCAGAAGTCCATTCAGCACAATTGATGTATCGGTTCACACCAGCCACCGACTCTCTTAAACATCCTTCTTATACTTACTACTCTTCTTCAACGCTTTATTGTTTCAAATATTTTTTACAAATAAAAAAGGGTCTCTCTCCTATAAAAAGGACGAGAAACCCGTGGTGCCACCTTCATTAGCTTAATAAAATTAAGCTCACTTTAAGAAATCAGTCGAATATCGACAAATTTCTGTCTCTTGTAACGATGAGACGTTCGCTAAAGCCTACTACAATAGGTTCGGTTTAGAAGCTCAGAAGTCCATTCTCTTTATCGTCCACACTGGTTTGCACCGACCACCAGCTCTCTGAGGTTTCTAATAAAGATACTACTCTTCTTCATTGCCGTTCAATATATTACTTACATGATAATGAACAATAAAATAAAAGTCAACCATTTTCTCGAAAAAATCAGTTGATTTTTTCAAGTGCCTTTTTATAACGATTTTTCCAATCTTCCGCCAATTGCTCGATTTGTAGTATTGATAACATGGCATCTTTATTTTTCCGATCAAGAAGCATCACTTTTGTAGCATCCCAAACAGACACTTTATCTTGGGGACGATCTAACAGTTGAAAGGTAGACCGTTCACTGACTACTCCTTCTTCCAATACTTTTAGAAAATAACCGGTATAGCATGTTTCCACTATCCTGCTTAAAAATGTATCAATCTGATTATATTTTGAAATAGTTGAACAAGGAAATCTCCCTTGTGTTACTTGAACAACAGCATCTCCTAAAGAAAAGATGTCACCAATATATGTATTATGCTCTGTAAATTCCGTCCCACAAATATTTTCCCCAAAGGCAGGAGGATTAATCGTTGCTTTAAATTCTTCTTCCCATTTTTTATAATGCTCATAAGGATAATAACATACTGCCCTTTCTTTCCCACCATGGATTGAGTCAAGTTTTTGTGGGAGTTTTTTTTGGATAGAAAAACTCCCCTCTTATTTAGTTATATTTCCCACCTAAATGAAAGCGTTATCTAAACAATTTAGTTTTGTTTTTGTTCATTTCCTTCATTTTTTAAAAACCTCGTAAGGCTTGTAAAGCATGGTATATCGGCTTTCCTTTTTGCCGATTTAAATATGATAAATTATTTCTTGTTAGCTCTCCGACTGAACTCTTTAACTTTTCCACATAATATTTTGGCTGAGAAACAGAAGCGGTTTGATCGTTAGGGTTAATTCGTCCTAAAATCGTCTTGATTTCTAATTCATCCTTCATACCAACCATAAAGTCAATAAATGCTTGTATTCCTTTATCGCACCAGCTGCGGCCGTTTTTAAGCCGTTTAGCGAATACACTCATCGTTCCTTCCGCACTTCCCATTGGACGATAGTGGCTTGTGTCTATGTCTTTTTCCTTCAACCATTCGCGATAATCTCCAAGGGCCTGAGGATATTTTGACAGCTGTTGTATGAACTCTTCTAACCGTTCTTCTTTCTTTTCGTTTTCAAGAGTACCAACTGCACTATTAAGTTCCACTAGGAATCCTTTCGCATCATATTGAGCCAGTTTCTTACGAATGACTCTATATCTCTTATGGCCTTTGAAAAGCGTTTTAACCTCACGAGCTACATGGAATCGGTCGATGACAAAGAATGCATTCTTATAGTGATCCTGACAAGCCGTAATCCACTGGGCTCCATCCCCATTAATTACGAGGTGATGTTCACTCGGATTGTAGTTGTAATTATCTATTAAGAACTGCTCAAATCCTTCCCAGAACGCTTCTTTACCTTTGTGGACATAGTGACGTTTTGCGATTAAGGATGTTCGTTTCCCGTTGACTATCCAGCCCTCATGTACGGAAGCAATCTTTTCTTCCCGCCCACGTCGTTTTCCACGTTGCCTTTTCACATATAGTCCGTCTACTTCTACAAAGAGCACTTTCCTCAATTGGTCGGTCGGCTTGACGAAAGTAACTTCTGTTTGTAGAAGGTGTTGACGAATAGTCTCATGGCTGATTACTTTGTAACCTAGAAGTTTCTCAATCATGGAGGAAGCATGACGATAGGATGTACCTTGAACTGCCATTTCCATTGCCATCGTTTCAACTAGGGGACTGAAACCTTTTGACCCCTCAAACTCTAAATAGTGATCAAGGAGATAAACGTATCCACCCTTTTCCCTGTCCCTATAGTAATTCCGATTGATGATAATAGAACCGAATGAAGTATCCATCTCTACGGCTCGCTTATCCTGAAGGTAAAATCTCTTTTTATCTCTATTTTCTGCAATCTGTTGATCCATTTCTTCGAGTTGCTTCGTGAGAACTTCACCAAATGTCTTTTGAAGCATAACAAATAAATCTTTTTCCAGTTCTTTTAATGTGGGTAATTGTATGGTATCTTTTTTCATAGGACTCCTCTTCCTTGTATTTGTGGTTTTCGCAGACTTTACTATACAAGAAGAGAGTCCTTTTTTCATTTGATTTTATTTTCCATCTACCGCACTTCCGTTTGGTGACCTGTTTCTCAATGGATGGATCTACGCCCCATCCATTGAGAAACAGGGTACAACATCTCCCACAAACATTTTACTCATACCCCACCATGAAACGCTGTGTTGGCAACTCCATCTCCAACAAAGCCGTCAAACGTTAGAATCGCTTCGTTCACTTTTTCTTTGCCAATCGCTGACTGAATGTTTCTTTCTTTCCATGTGAATGATTTTTCCTTGCCAATACTAAGTGCAATAACTTTTCCCACTAACATGACACCACCACTATTTTTATTCCATAATAACACACTATTAAACGAAAAGTTCAAATAAACTGAATACACAAACCCAGTTTTTGGATGATAGAAAGTGCATTATTTTTGAGCTTGTCTGTACATATTAACTATAGTTAACTATTTGAAAGCAGGGAGAATGAAAATGGATCATGTAAATGACGATAAAAGAATAGTAAACCTTACAAACAAAGCACACAAGACAGCGAAGAAGCAAAATGTAAAGGTTTCTAAAATGGCAATATTCTCACTTTCCTCCATTCCATTAGTAATGACTCTTGGGAATAGCATGCTGATTCCAGTATTGCCATCAATTGAACAAAAGTTAAATATATCTTCTTTTCAAGTTAGTATGATTATTACAGTATATTCTGTTCTTGCGATTATTCTTATACCTGTAGCAGGTTATTTATCTGATCATATCGGGCGTAAACGGGTTATTATCCCAAGTTTAATTATTGCAGCTATTGGTGGAGTGATTTCAGGTATTGCTGCATGGCTGATGGATAATAGTTACTGGGTGATCCTTATAGGACGTGCATTACAAGGGGTAGGAGCTGCAGGAGCATTTCCGATAGTATTACCGTTAGTAGGTGATTTGTTTAAAGAGGAGGAGGAAGTTAGTAGCACATTAGGGGTTATTGAAACAGCGAATACATTTGGGAAAGTTCTTAGTCCAATTCTTGGTGCCTTTTTGGCGGGTTTTATTTGGTTTATCCCATTCATGTCTATTCCGGTCTTCTGTTTGATTTCAATCGTTTTGATCTTGTTTTTTGTCAAATCGCCAAAGAGTAAAGTAAAACCACTGCCGTTTAAGCAATTTATCCAACATACGAAAGAAACAATGCATAAAGACAAAAAATGGCTATACGCCATTTTCTTTATTGGAGCTATTGTTATGTTTGTTCTTTTTGCGGAAATGTTTTACTTATCAGATATATTAGAAAAGAAATATCAGATAAAAAATATTAAAAAAGGGCTATATCTTGCTATACCACTTGGAGCCTTATGCCTTACTTCTTACATTACAGGCAAAAAAATAAAAAAAGACAAAAATTTAATGAGGTGGATTACCTTTATCGGTCTGGTCGCAATCATTATCGGTACGATTGCTCTTAATTTTTCGGAAAACATGTGGTTTATCATCGTCTTTCTTACCATTGCTGGTATTGGTATTGGTGCTAGCTTGCCACCTCTGGACGCCCTTATAACAGAAGGTATCGAAAAAGAAGAACGAGGCACCATCACTAGTATTTATAGTAGCATGCGCTTTATCGGAGTAGCAGCAGGGCCACCAATTATGGCCATTTTAATGAAGCATATGGAGAATTTTCAATTCTATCTGCTTTGTTCCTTTGCTTTAATCGCTGCCCTTGCTGCATTCTTCCGATTAAAGCAAGAAGAAAAAGAAACACAGACAAAGTAAGACATGACGAAACAACAAATAACCAATGAAGAACATTTTTAAGATTCTTCATTGGTTTTATTAGGTGTAAAAGAAGAAACTAAAAAGCGGTAAATTAACTTAAAGGTTAATTTACCGCTTTTCTAAAGTTTCCTTTATTTTTGTTGAACAGGTTTCTTCAATAGTCCTAATAATAGAGCAGCTATAATAGCGCCAATAACGATTGCTAAAAGATATAACAATGGATTTCCATCAACTAATCCAACAACGAAAATTCCGCCATGTGGGGCTCTTAATCCAATATTAAAGAACATTGATAATCCACCAGTAACTGCTGCTCCAATTGCAACAGATGGAATAACACGCAATGGATCTGCTGCAGCAAATGGGATTGCCCCTTCTGTAATAAACGAAAGTCCCATAATAAAGTTTGTTAAGCCTGCATCTTTTTCTTGTTTCGTAAATTTCTTTTTAAATAATACAGTTGCTAATGCAATTGCAAGTGGTGGAACCATTCCACCAGCCATAATCGCAGCCATTGGTTCAAATACACCATTTGCAATAAGACCCGTACCAAAAACATAGGCAGATTTATTGATTGGACCACCCATATCAAAGGCCATCATCGCACCTAATATAATTCCTAAAATTACCGCATTTCCAGTTCCAAGACCTGATAACCAATTAGTCATTCCTGTATTAATTGCTGCGACTGGTTCCATAATCACATAATTCATGATAAGTCCAGTAAAGAAAATCCCTAATAATGGATACAGTAGAATTGTTTTAATTCCTTCTAATGATCTTGGTAGAACTTCTAACAATTTTTTCAAGCCAATCACTAAATAACCTGCTAAGAATCCGCCAATTAAGCCACCAAGGAATCCTGCGCCACCTTGAGCTGCCATAAATCCAGCCACCATACCTGGTGCAAAACCAGGACGATCAGCAATACTCATTGCAATAAATCCAGCAAGAACTGGCACTAATAGTGCAAACGCATTATCTCCACCGATATATTTAATTACAGCTGCAAATGCATTATAGCTCGGATCATTCGGATCAGCAGAGTTATAACCAAACATAAAAGAGATCGCAATTAAAATCCCGCCACCGACAACAAATGGCAACATATTGGATACACCATTCATTAAGTGTTTATAGATTTGACTTCCAATACCTTTTTTTCCTTCTGCTTTCCCTTCGCCCGAACTAGAACCAGAGCCTCCTTGATAAACTGGAGCTTGCTGCTTAAGAGCACGGTTAATCAGTTCTTCAGGTTTACGAATACCATCTGCAACAGGTGTTTCCAGCACATGTTTGCCGTTAAAACGATCCATTTGTACTTTCGTATCAGCTGCTACGATTACCGCCGTTGCATTTTCAATTTCTTCAGCCGTAAGAACATTTTTTGCACCGCCAGATCCATTTGTTTCAACCTTAATATCTACTCCCATTTCAGCTGCTTTTGCTTTTAAAGAATCTGCTGCCATATAAGTATGAGCTATACCAGTTGGACAAGCAGTTACTGCAACAATGAAATTCTTCTTATCTGCAATATTTTCCTCGACCGATTCTTCCTCTACATCATAGCTATCGATTATAGATATAATATCTTGTTTAGACGTTGCATTTAATAACTTAGAACGAACTTCTTCTTTAAGTAATAAAGTTGATAATCTTGATAATGCCTCAAGATGAGTGTTATTCGCTCCATCTGGTGCAGCAATCATAAAAAATAGATTTGCTGGCTGTCCATCAAGTGATTCATAATCAACACCACTAATTGATCGACCGAACGCAATTGCCGGTGATTTTACGGCACTCGTTTTTGCATGGGGAATGGCAATCCCTTCTCCAATCCCAGTTGTACTTTGCTCTTCTCTTTTTAAAATGGCTTGCTTATATGTGTCTTTATCTGTTAATTTCCCTGCCGAATAAAGAGTATCCACTAACTGATTGATAGCATCCAGTTTCCCGTTTCCTTCAATATTTAAAAGGATAGTCTCTTGCGTTAATAACTCGGTAATTTTCATCCTATAACGCTCCCTTTTTCATTATATTTTATCCATTTCACTATTTCTTTCTTGTAAAATGGCTTCCGTTTATGATTGTAATTGAACTTGTGAAAGGAGACTCTCTACCTTTTCCTTTGTACATAATCCAATCGAAAATGCTGTTGCACTACCTGAAGCAATGCTATAGCGGAAAGATTCTTTCATATCCTGTGTTTCCTCATATTTTGATAGGAATCCTGCCACCATGCTATCCCCTGCACCGACAGAGCTTTTTACTTCTCCTTTTGGTACCGTACTTATTAATTCTTCGTGCTGACTAATCAATACTGCTCCTTCACCAGCTAACGAAACAATGACATTCTGTGCGCCCATTTCCAATAGTTTTTTTCCATATGGAATCGCTTCTTCAGCAGTAGTAATAGTTGTTCCAAACAGTTCACCAAGTTCATGATGATTAGGCTTAATTAAAAATGGTCGGTATGGCAAGACTGCTTTTAGTAAATCTCCTTCTGCGTCTACAACAAAGGATACATTATTCTCATGACAAATCTTCACCAATTCTTCATAGGTGGTTTTTGGCAGAGTAGATGGTACACTTCCTGCTAAAACAAGAAGATCCTCTGAGGTTAAAGAAGCTATCTTATTTTTTAACTCTTGGAATTTAACTTCGGAGATAGTCGGCCCACTCGCGTTCAATTCCGTTTCAGTATCAGCTTTTACCTTAACGTTAATTCGCGTGTCTTCTTCTACTTTAACAAAATCAGTTTCAATATTTTCTGCTTGTAATTGATTTTCAATGAAGCTACCTGTAAAACCGCCCACAAATCCTAATGCTTTACTTTGTACTCCCATTCTTTTCAATACTCTGGAAACGTTTATTCCTTTTCCACCAGCAAACTTACTTGTTTTTTCTAATCGATTTAGCTCTCCTAAATGCACTTCTGGTACCTCGATAATATAATCGACAGAAGGATTTAAGGTTAGGGTATAAATCATTCTTTCACAACCTTTATACTAGTTTTCCTTGAATAAAAATCGTTTACTTCCTCATCCAGGGAGTTTGTAATAATAGAAGCTTCGTGCAAATCAGCAATTTTCGAAAAATACACTTCAGAAAATTTACTGTCATCTGCGACAAAGAAAGCTTCTCTTGATAATGTTAGTGCCTTACTTTTCACCATAGCTTCTTCTTGATCAGGAGTAGTATACCCATATTCAGGGTGAATACCATTGACTCCCATAAAACATTTATCAAATCGGTAGTTATCAAGACTCAATATAGCGCCACGTCCTACTAAAGCGTTTGTTTTTTCTTTGACATAACCACCTGTAATAAAGGTTTGGATTCGAGCTTCTAGTAATGTGGACAAATGCATAAGACCGTTTGTTACCACTACAATGTCACGATCTTTTAAATAGGGTATCATTTCTGTAATAGTTGACCCTGCATCTAAATAAATACTGTCTCCATCTTCTACTAGATTTGCTGCATAGGCGGCGATCATTTTTTTCTCTTGGATGTTTTTGAACGCTTTTTCACTCATACTTGGCTCACTTATTTTCCCTTGAAGCCTCGCTGCGCCACCATGAACTCTTTTCAAAAAACCTTCTTGCTCTAATTGAGTCAAATCACGTCTTATGGTTGATTCAGATGTATTCGTAATATCCATTAACTCTTGTATCTTGACAACGTTTTGTTGTTTAAGCAATTGTAAAATAAGTTCATGCCTTTCAGGTGTTAACAAAATTATCACACTCCCTTTTCGGGTATGTCTTTGATTTAATTACATCTTACTGTAAACGATTTCACATTTC
Proteins encoded:
- a CDS encoding DeoR/GlpR family DNA-binding transcription regulator; translation: MLTPERHELILQLLKQQNVVKIQELMDITNTSESTIRRDLTQLEQEGFLKRVHGGAARLQGKISEPSMSEKAFKNIQEKKMIAAYAANLVEDGDSIYLDAGSTITEMIPYLKDRDIVVVTNGLMHLSTLLEARIQTFITGGYVKEKTNALVGRGAILSLDNYRFDKCFMGVNGIHPEYGYTTPDQEEAMVKSKALTLSREAFFVADDSKFSEVYFSKIADLHEASIITNSLDEEVNDFYSRKTSIKVVKE
- a CDS encoding MFS transporter, whose protein sequence is MDHVNDDKRIVNLTNKAHKTAKKQNVKVSKMAIFSLSSIPLVMTLGNSMLIPVLPSIEQKLNISSFQVSMIITVYSVLAIILIPVAGYLSDHIGRKRVIIPSLIIAAIGGVISGIAAWLMDNSYWVILIGRALQGVGAAGAFPIVLPLVGDLFKEEEEVSSTLGVIETANTFGKVLSPILGAFLAGFIWFIPFMSIPVFCLISIVLILFFVKSPKSKVKPLPFKQFIQHTKETMHKDKKWLYAIFFIGAIVMFVLFAEMFYLSDILEKKYQIKNIKKGLYLAIPLGALCLTSYITGKKIKKDKNLMRWITFIGLVAIIIGTIALNFSENMWFIIVFLTIAGIGIGASLPPLDALITEGIEKEERGTITSIYSSMRFIGVAAGPPIMAILMKHMENFQFYLLCSFALIAALAAFFRLKQEEKETQTK
- the trpE gene encoding anthranilate synthase component I yields the protein MENNMLLMDEIQGDTLTPISIYQRLSGKKKFLLESSLKHEDSGRYSIIGCDPTFELIGKGMETVILEGDKREVRQERALDLVKELLPKNNLTLPFQLPVNAGAFGYVGYDNIKHYENIGPEVKDDIGIPDVHLMFFEDLVIFDHLEQKVYLVASPLKETTTAKDLKFRLQIRKLEITAPFKEDSPKVKLSPFETCISKEQFIEKVNKAKQYILEGDIFQVVPSQRMTADMEGSPFSYYRKLRIKNQSPYMYFIDFDDYAVLGSSPESLIKAINGKVITNPIAGTRPRGATNEEDTNLENDLLKDEKELAEHKMLVDLARNDVGKVSTFGSISVDKYIKVEKYKHVMHLVSEVSGNLRNNYTSVDALISCLPAGTVSGAPKIRAMQIINELEGTKRGIYSGAVGYFSKNGNMDFALAIRTMVIKDKKAYIQAGAGIVHDSVPEKEYEETIHKLKLFLEGQHDFINR
- the pfkB gene encoding 1-phosphofructokinase, which codes for MIYTLTLNPSVDYIIEVPEVHLGELNRLEKTSKFAGGKGINVSRVLKRMGVQSKALGFVGGFTGSFIENQLQAENIETDFVKVEEDTRINVKVKADTETELNASGPTISEVKFQELKNKIASLTSEDLLVLAGSVPSTLPKTTYEELVKICHENNVSFVVDAEGDLLKAVLPYRPFLIKPNHHELGELFGTTITTAEEAIPYGKKLLEMGAQNVIVSLAGEGAVLISQHEELISTVPKGEVKSSVGAGDSMVAGFLSKYEETQDMKESFRYSIASGSATAFSIGLCTKEKVESLLSQVQLQS
- a CDS encoding MOSC domain-containing protein, with the translated sequence MQKKLPQKLDSIHGGKERAVCYYPYEHYKKWEEEFKATINPPAFGENICGTEFTEHNTYIGDIFSLGDAVVQVTQGRFPCSTISKYNQIDTFLSRIVETCYTGYFLKVLEEGVVSERSTFQLLDRPQDKVSVWDATKVMLLDRKNKDAMLSILQIEQLAEDWKNRYKKALEKIN
- the trpD gene encoding anthranilate phosphoribosyltransferase — protein: MKQYVERLMANESLTELEMESAAALLFSDEITDTEIAAFITSLKMKGETVEEIVGIVNAVRKQTLSFSEPISGCMDNCGTGGDRSQSFNISSTSAFVLAGAGIPVAKHGNRSISSKTGSADVLEELGIKLNVTPEQNMQQLEEVGITFLFAQHVQPKMGRIMKVRRELKLPTIFNLIGPLTNPISLETQVLGIYRSDLLVTFAESLRKLGRKRAVVLNGAGGMDEASLQGDNQLVILQNGKIEETSLTPDDVNLPYYTNEKIRGGDAKENAAILLNVLKGKKGAYRDTILLNAGIGIYTAGRAESIVEGVNLAKESIDSGAALHKLSQLVETSKEFEGAGI
- a CDS encoding PTS fructose transporter subunit IIABC, yielding MKITELLTQETILLNIEGNGKLDAINQLVDTLYSAGKLTDKDTYKQAILKREEQSTTGIGEGIAIPHAKTSAVKSPAIAFGRSISGVDYESLDGQPANLFFMIAAPDGANNTHLEALSRLSTLLLKEEVRSKLLNATSKQDIISIIDSYDVEEESVEENIADKKNFIVAVTACPTGIAHTYMAADSLKAKAAEMGVDIKVETNGSGGAKNVLTAEEIENATAVIVAADTKVQMDRFNGKHVLETPVADGIRKPEELINRALKQQAPVYQGGSGSSSGEGKAEGKKGIGSQIYKHLMNGVSNMLPFVVGGGILIAISFMFGYNSADPNDPSYNAFAAVIKYIGGDNAFALLVPVLAGFIAMSIADRPGFAPGMVAGFMAAQGGAGFLGGLIGGFLAGYLVIGLKKLLEVLPRSLEGIKTILLYPLLGIFFTGLIMNYVIMEPVAAINTGMTNWLSGLGTGNAVILGIILGAMMAFDMGGPINKSAYVFGTGLIANGVFEPMAAIMAGGMVPPLAIALATVLFKKKFTKQEKDAGLTNFIMGLSFITEGAIPFAAADPLRVIPSVAIGAAVTGGLSMFFNIGLRAPHGGIFVVGLVDGNPLLYLLAIVIGAIIAALLLGLLKKPVQQK
- a CDS encoding ISLre2 family transposase, whose protein sequence is MKKDTIQLPTLKELEKDLFVMLQKTFGEVLTKQLEEMDQQIAENRDKKRFYLQDKRAVEMDTSFGSIIINRNYYRDREKGGYVYLLDHYLEFEGSKGFSPLVETMAMEMAVQGTSYRHASSMIEKLLGYKVISHETIRQHLLQTEVTFVKPTDQLRKVLFVEVDGLYVKRQRGKRRGREEKIASVHEGWIVNGKRTSLIAKRHYVHKGKEAFWEGFEQFLIDNYNYNPSEHHLVINGDGAQWITACQDHYKNAFFVIDRFHVAREVKTLFKGHKRYRVIRKKLAQYDAKGFLVELNSAVGTLENEKKEERLEEFIQQLSKYPQALGDYREWLKEKDIDTSHYRPMGSAEGTMSVFAKRLKNGRSWCDKGIQAFIDFMVGMKDELEIKTILGRINPNDQTASVSQPKYYVEKLKSSVGELTRNNLSYLNRQKGKPIYHALQALRGF
- a CDS encoding anthranilate synthase component II; the encoded protein is MILLIDNYDSFTYNLFQYLGELGEEIKVVRNDEITVEAIRSLNPERIVLSPGPGRPENAGILIELIQSLYQEYPILGICLGHQGIGYAFGSEVGKALNVMHGKTSILKVTGNSVFRHIEQPIEVMRYHSLVIKKDTLHEDFEVLAYSTDDNEIMAIKHKQYPLYGYQFHPESVGTVSGKQLLQNFINETRKEVQR
- a CDS encoding MOSC domain-containing protein; the protein is MLVGKVIALSIGKEKSFTWKERNIQSAIGKEKVNEAILTFDGFVGDGVANTAFHGGV